ACGGTTCAGCCCCCTGGGCGCGCGCGGCATCGGCGAGGTCGCAACAACGGGAGTCGCCGCAGCCATTGCCAATGCAGTCTACAACGCGACCGGGAAACGCGTGCGAAACTTTCCCATCACGGCCGACAAGATAATGGCCACTGCGGGAACGACTGCTTGAGCAGAAGGCGGAGGAGTCTTGTGAAAGCAAAACGGACCATCCCTATGGCATTGCTCATCGCGTTTGCGATGCAAGCCTTAGCCCAGCAGTCGCCGCCGGTCCCGGAGAGTTCGTCCCTGATCCTGACCAACGCGATTCCCCTTCCAAACGAGCCGGGCCGCATCGACCACTTCGCACTGGATCCTGCCGGCCGCGTGTTTGTGTGCATCGTCGGAAACGACAAGGTGGCAGTCGTTGAGACCTTTTCCGGCAAGGAGATCTACTCCATCTCTGTGCCTCGTCCGCAGGGTGCGGTGTATGTGCCCGAATTCGGCAAGCTGTTCGTGGGAAGCCGCGATGGCAAGCTCTTTATCTTCGACGGAACCAGCTACAAACTCACTGGATCCATCAACTTCTTTGGCGATACGGACAACGTTCGCTACGACCAGGCAGCAAAGCGAGTTTATGTCGGCCATGGCGATGGTCCTGATGCCGGCATCGCAGCGGTCGACCCGCGCACGAACCAGCGGTTGGAGGAAGAGTACAAGCTTGGCGCGCATCCAGAATCCTTTCAGTTGGAGGCGTCAGGCCAACGCATCTTTGTCAACCTGCCGGACCTCAAGCGAATCGATGTCATCGATCGCAAGGCCGGCTCCATTTCGAAATGGCCGATGACAAAATACCAGGACAACTTCGCGATGGCGCTGGACGAGCGAGACCACCGCTTGTTTGTCGGGGCCAAGACGCCAGCGCGCCTTGTCGTGTTGGACACAAATACGGGCCAGGTGGTGGCCGCATTGCCCAGTGTCGCCGATAGTGACGACCTGTGGTACGACGCAGAGTACCGCCGTATCTATATGCCCGGAGGCCAGGGCTACATCAGTGTCTTCGATCAGATAGGCCCCGACCGATACAAGCTGCTCGAGAAAGTTCCACCCTCCCTAGGCGCCCGCACGGCCTGCTATGCGGCCAAGATCGGCAAGAAAGGGGCCCACCGATTCTTCCTGGATGTCCCCGCGCGCTCCGGCCGGGACGCGGAACTCTGGATTTATCAGGCACAGGAGAGCGACCAGAGAAAGCTCCTGATGGTGCAGAGGCCGGAACAATGGCAGAGATGCGGGTGTCCCATCTCTCGATTCTGAGACATGGGTTTTAGTCCGAGCCCACAAACGTTACACCCACGAGGAATCCGCTCTGATCCGCCTTGGCAACCGTCTGATCTAAAGCGGATCCAATCCTGCATTCCGCACCATAGAGCGGAACATCCGTCGCGTTCGATCGGCCATCTCGACCAGCGATCCGCACGTCGCAGCAGCAACATATCGATCCGGTCGAAGCATCATCACGACCGTGTCCTCGCCTTCTACAAAAGATGACATCGTTCCGTTCACGTCCCGCGCCACTTCGATCTCAGGGGAAGCGCCGGGGTCGGGATTGTAGATGCTTGGCAAAATGGCGAGCGGCCGAGGATCTTCGAGGCCGAAGTCGAGCTGGCAAGCCTCCTGCAATCGCTTCTGCGCATCCGGCCCATACGCGATCAGACGGCAGCTATCGCCCAATCGTTCGTCGAGGAGAATCTTCCGTCCGTCGCCAGTCTCCACCAGAGGCTGGGGCAGCATGCGGCCGACGAGCCTCCCTTGTCCGGACAGGTCGAAAAATCCGCTTTCGTAAAAGGGCTTTGGCTTGTACTTCATCTGTGCGAAGTAGGCGTGCACCCGCGGTGCAAACCGCGTCATAAGGAACCCATTCTGAATGAGGAAGGCTTGCAAACGCGACCTGGGCGCGAAGATGCGGCCCATGTTGACGGCGAGCTGGATCAGCGCGAGCGCATGCGGCTTGCGCTCTTCAGAGTAAGTAAGCAATAGCCTTGGGCCAAGATCGCCCCGGACGACCGCTGCCAACTTCCAGCCCAGGTTGTATGCGTCTCGCAGCCCACTGTTCAGGCCCTGCCCCGCGAATGGCGGAGAGAGATGTGCCGCATCGCCGGCTAGAAAGATGCGATCGGTGTTCCACGTATCGGCGCTCCGCGCATGGAAGACGTACACCTGCGCACGCACGACGGGCGAATCCTTGTCCGGGCCATGAGCGGTCAGCAGTCTGTGTACGAACTCAGGCTGGGTCGCCTCTGCATCATCTTCGCCGTCTCGCAGCATGAACTCGTATCGGCGAATGCCGCGAGGCCCGGGCAGTGTAATCAGCGGACGCTCAGGATCGCAAACGACCCGCGTCTGCCGCAGGCGCTCTTTGGTGCTCTCCAGGTCCACGATCAGCCAACGTTGCCGATAGGTGGAGCCGATCAGCTCCGCGCCGATGCGTTTGCGACAGAAGCTCTTTGCCCCGTCGCAGCCGACGACGTAAGCCGCCCGAACCCAGACATCTTCGCCGTTTTCCGAGCGCGCCCGAACCGCGACCGCATCGGCGCTCTCGTCGATCTCCTCCACCGTGTGCGAGAAGAGCAGAGTGACGTTCGTGAATCGTTTCGCACCCATCAGGAGAGTCGCTTCGAGCCGCGGCTGCGTGAACGCGTTGCGCCGAGGAAATCCATATTCGCGCGTGGTCGGCTCAACCCGGAGAAAGCAGCGGCCGCCAGCGGTGAAATAGTGCGACCCATAGTCGGCCGCCACATCACGCATTACCTCTTCCACCAAACCAATCGCCTGCATGGTGCGCAGCGACTCGTCGTCGATCGAAACCGCGCGGGGGCTGCGGACGGTGCTTTCGTTGCGCTCCAGCACAACCACGCGCAATCCGGCACGACCTAGGATATTCGCCAGCGTGAGCCCGGTGGGACCCGCGCCGATGATCGCTACATCGCACTCAAGTTCACGATCCATCCCTTTATCCAAGATTGTCTGCGGGCTCACCCGGCGAAACGGCAGGAACACGCCGTCCCAATTGTTCTTTCGCCAGCGCCACCGACGAGACCAGCAGAAGAACGAGGCGGCGTTCGAGAGACTCATCGAACGAGACTTCTTCAATCATGATGCTGAGACTCGCGACGAGCGCCTGTTCCGCAAGAAACACCGGCACGGCCACGCCCACAATCCCGCGGTCGACCTCTCCATGCGAGACGCAGTAGCCGTTCCTCCGAATCGCCGCCAGTTCGCTGCGGAAGTTAGCTTCATTCGCCGCCGCGATCTGATCGGAAGGCTTGGCGGCCAGCAGCTTCGTCAGTCGCCGTGCGGTCAGTTGCGCGAGGATAACTTTCGACGTTGCGCCCCGGGTCAACGGCCGCGGGCGTCCGCGCTCGTAGCTTGTGTGCACGGAGCTGCCGGAGTTGCGCGCGTCGGCGACGCACATTACCGTATCGCCGTAGAGACGCGCCAGCACGCTGACACACGGAACGCCAACCTGCTGCACAAGCTCGGAGAGCATCGGTCCGATCAGCTGCACCATCGGGTCCGTCAACCGCGCACGGCGGTCGAACTCCACAAACGCGGCACCCAGCCGGTAGTGCCCTTCGTAGGCAAGCTCAAGCATATTCACGCGCGTCAGTTCCCGCACCGTCCGGTACACCGTGCTCGCGGGCACACCGACCGCGAGCGCTATCGCCTGCACGGTCCAGACGCTCTTCTCTTCGGAAAAGAGCGTGAGAACGCTGAAGTATCGATCAATTCCAGACATGACTGGAGCCTGTTTCCGGCTCTCGTTCAATCGTGTTACGGAGTGTCCCAAGCCCTTCGATCGTTACTTCGACTCGATCGCCAGCTTTCATGAAGATCTGCGGCTCTCGCTTGAACCCCACACCGCCGGGAGTGCCGGTCGCGATGACATCCCCCGGCGAAAGCCTCGTGAAGGCAGTCAGATAGGCAATGATGCGCGGAATCGAAAAGATCATGTCTCCGAGCTCTGCCTCCTGCATGACCGTTTCGTTCAGCAGCGTCTCGATGCGCTTGTTTTCGAGCGGTCCGGCCTCTTCCAGCGTCAGAAGCGAAGGACCGAAGGCGCCGGTGCGAGGAAAGTTCTTCCCCGGCGTGAACTGCGTTGTATGCCGCTGCCAGTCCCGAAGCGTCGCATCGTTGAAGATCGCAAATCCACCCACCAACTCCATCGCGTCTCCCTCTTTCACCCGAAAGCCGGACCTGCCGATTACCACCGCCAGCTCCCCTTCATAGTCCAATGCGGCCGAGTTCGGCGGCAAGACGATCGGCGTATCGTGTCCGGTCAGTGTGTCGGCGAAGCGTGTGAAGATCGCCGGATTCTCAGTGGCGGCTCTTCCGGTCTCCACCCGATGCTCTTCGTAGTTCAGCCCCACACACAGTATCTTGCCGGGGTTCGGAATCACCGGCAGATAGGTGAACTGGCCGAAGGCGTAATCGGTTGTGTTTGCCTTTGGAATCGATGGAAGAAGACCAAGCCCTTCGGCCGCCACCAACGACTTCAAGTCCGGCAGAACAGCGCCGATGCGAACTCCGAGATCGAATACGCCGTCCTGTCGCAGAATCCCGTAGCTGGCCCGACTCGATGCTTCAAATGTAATAAATGCCACGTTGATCCCCTTTTCTACGCTCTCAGAATGCCGCGTCCCCAAAGATTGACTGTGCGCTCCGCATGAGGCCATGTCTTGACCGGACGATCGTGCACGACCTCCAATTCCGCCGAGATTTCGATCCAGTTGCCGTCCGGATCGACGATAAAAATAAACAGATTATTGCCCGGCCCATGTCTGCCAGGACCCCACATCAGCGAGATGCCCTTGCTGGCCAGATGATCCGCCCAGTCGCGGATCGTATCCCACTCGCCAGCCTCATACGAGTGGTGGTCGACCCCCTGGCGATCCTGAAAGAAGCAGGCCAGGTTGTGATGTTCATGATTGCCTCGCATGAAGGATGTCATCAGCTTCCCATCGTCGCGGATAACCCGGTCCGAAACCCCAAAGCCCAACTTGCCCGAGTAAAACTCCTCGATCGCCTCGATGTTTCGCGAAGCCAGCGTGAGATGTTGCAACGGTCCGCGAATTCCCTTCGGTATCGCTGCAGAAGTACGTGCAAGTCCAAAGTGGAGAATGTTCCCATCCGGATCGATTACCGCGAAAGCATCCGTCTCGAACAACCGGCTGCCCACCGTACGCGGTTGCAACTCCATCCGCTCGGCGAGTTCGCGGAGGCCGGTGAGCGCTTCCGCATCGCGGACGGCGAAGCCTGCACAGGCAAGCCTCTTCGCCTCGCCGGTAGAGAGGAGAACTCGCCGCCCGGGCCCTGCCGCCAACCGGAGATCCTCAGCGAGAAGCTCGACGTTCATATCCATCACGTCTGCATAAAACGCTGCAAGGCGCTCCGGCTGCGGTGTTGTGAAGTGCAGGTGGTGCAGGTACGCGGAGGCTTGAAGCGCCGTAAGGGACATGATGGGTTTCCAGAATGACTGTTCTTCAATGACCAAAATCTTGATTGAACCTGCGACTCACAGCGATGAGCTACGTGTAGATGGAGCGGTGCCGCTCCGCCTCCCACAGCCACAGGTCCCACGCACGATCCATCTGCCGCTCGTTCGTTATTGCTGCCGCAGCGGCCTCTTCTGCGGTAAGGTAAGTGACCTCGCCAAGCTGAAGCGCGTCTGCTTGAATGCGCGCATTCATCTCCAGGTACACGGCTCGAAACACCGCTTGTCTTAGGTTCTCTCCAACTACGGTCGAGCCGTGACCGCGCAGCAGCACAGCCACGTGCTGTTTGAGGCATCGCGAAAGCGCAGCGCCAAGCCGGGAATCTCGAATGAGCAGGTCGGTCGAATCCCCTGCGTCCTCACGAATCTCGTAAACGGGCGTGCTCTCCCCCAAAAATCCGGCAAGATGGTACACCGGGCGAATCGTCGCGCTCTTTACGACAGAAAACGGGATCACGGCGGGCGAGTGGCTATGAACCACCGCCATTACATCCGGCCGGGCACGGTAGACCTCACTATGGATGAATCGTTCAATATAGCTGGGCCGCGTGTCATCCCGGACTTCCCTGCCCTCCAGGTCATAGGTCAGGATGTCTCCCGAAGCCACGAGCGCGGGCGCCATACTCCGGGACAACAGAAACCTGGCTGGGTCAATGGCGTGACGAACACTCACGTGCCCAAAGCCGTCCACAACCCCGCGCGCGAAGAGAACGTGGTTGGCCGCAACCAGCTCTTTGACCTGTCCTGCGATCCTTTCGTCTGAATTGTCCATGGATCCATGTTCGCACAGATCTCATTTTTTGATAATCATTCATATCATTTTTATCTACATATACGAAATTTGCTAATATAGACGTCGAAGTAGGCAGATTGCACTCAGAAATTTCTGAGCTGTTCGGAAGAATGGACTCAAGAAAAATGGCTCATTAGAGCGAGTGTCTTCCGACGAGAATCCGAACCTCCGCTCCGCCTATCATGCTTTCAAAATCTTCTTCAAATCAAGGTGCCGAATGACGCAAAAACTCGACTGCCCAGTGATCGCGATCGAAGAGCACTATTGGGACGCGGAACTCGCATCTCACTTCTCCGGCTCGGAAGGATCTCGATCCGGCCGGATCGAAGAGAGGCTCCGCGATTTCGGCGGCGACCGCATCGCCGACATGGACTCGGCCGGCATCGACCTGTGCGTGTTGTCGCACGGCTCACCCTCCGCACAGAAGTTGTCCGCGGAGATCGCGGTTCCGCTCGTCGAACGAGTGAACGACCGGCTTGCCGCGGCGCTCGCAGCCAACCCCCGCTTCGCGGCGTTCGCGGCGCTGCCGACCATCCTGCCCGAAGCAGCAGCCGACGAGCTCGAGCGCTGTGTTGCCATGGGCTTCAAGGGCGCGATGGTCCACGGCATGACCGGCGGCGAGTTTCTCGACCTCAAAAAATTCCACCCCATCTATGCCCGCGCCGAAAAGCTGAATGTGGCCATCTACATGCATCCATCGCTGCCGCACCCGGCGGTCATCGAGGCTTACTACAAGGATTACCTCGCCGACTTCCCGATGCTGGCCCGGCCTGCCTGGGGATACGGTGTAGAGGCGGGAACCCAGGGGCTGCGGATGGTCCTATCCGGCGTCTTCGAGCGCTACCCGAAGCTCAAGATCATTCTCGGGCATCTGGGCGAGACCTTGCCGTTTCAGCTCTGGCGCATCGACCAGGCCCTGTCCCGCTCCGGACAAAAATCGGTCCACTTCCGCGAGGTATTCACCAACAACTTCTGGATCACCACCAGCGGTTTCTTCTCGACGCCCGCGCTGCTCTGTTGTGTGCAGGAGATCGGGGCCGAACGAATCCTGTTCAGCGTCGATTGGCCATTCATCTCAGACAGCAAGCCCGCCGTCGACTGGATGAAAGGCGTCCCGCTCCCGGCAACGGACAAAGCGAAGATCCTGAGCGGCAATGCCAGCTCGCTCCTCAAACTGTAGTGGGGAATGATCGGATTCGCGCGACGTCATCCGTCGCAGGCTGGCTGCATCGCAGTCTCTCGTTTTTCAAGCAGCAGTTCGGCGGTGATCTCCCACATGCGGACGATATAATCCCTCGCGTCGTAGCGCGAGCGCTTGCCTACCTCGAATGGCTCTGCGAAATCGTGGCAAAGATCAAGGAGCTACCAACCGAGGACCTTGATTTCCTCTAAGTAGGTGTGACGAAATGCATAGTTAAACACGAGCGCTGCCAATGCCTCATCCGTCACAATCGCCCGACCGCCATCTTCGACTTTGTCTGTTTGTTTGTCGCTCTTTCTCTTGCGCTTCATCAAAGCCCTAATCACCGGAGACCAGCCCAACAGTGCGGCGCAGGTCATGTGAAGGATGTCATGGAAACGGTAGCCGTCAGCCTCGTAGGAATTGTCGTTTAGCTTCGCTCCCAGCCGCTCTCCATCGATGAAGACTTCCACCTTCGATACTCCGTCCTCTACGGAAGCAACAAACTGCGCTGTGAAGAGGCGCGGTAATTGCTCCCCAGGGGGGAAGTGTTCATCGAAATCCACCCAGTCGTCTTCACCTGTCGGCAACCATCTCGAAGTCGTCTTCTCAAGATTGTGAACAGCGATGTCTTCAAGCGATAGGTCTTCCAACTTTGCAATTGCTGTGAGATACCAAAGAATATCGCCCAGCTCTTCTTTGACTTTCTCTCGAAATCCGGTGAACTGATCGCCGTCTCGCAGTCTCTTCTTATACAGCGTGTGGATCGAGCCGGTTTCTCCCGCAAGGCCGTAGAGTGCGACGGTCACAGGATTTTGCGTACCGAGGCGGTTTGTATCCATAGCTCGCTTTTGATAATCGTCAAATCGCCTCAGTGGCCTCCTGAAATGGAGCGATCAGTTCGGGTTCTTCTACTTTGGCTACAAGCGCAACGCAACTCAACGCCGTTAGCTCTAGTCCCATTTCGAAAGCCACAAAGCGACCTAGATGGATTAGACCAAGATAATTTCCATATGCGCGGGCCCAGAGATAATGCATCGGATAGAGCCGGAAATGCGAAGTCCGTTCCTGCCCTCCGGTATAAATGCCAACTGCTGCATGCATGGAAAGCCCTGAAAGGGGGTAGCGTTGAGGTCGACATCCGGCGCCAGAATGCCGCAGTGGAGAGCTGATCGCCGGCGAATACCGCCGCGGTAAGCTGAAATTACAAACTCGAGCTGATTAAACGCAGACTCCGAGGGTTGAGGGTAGCCAATCAGTCGCTGGCCTTGTTTTGGTGTGCCTCTTCGCCAGCTTCTTTTTGTGGCTGGCGCACGGCTTCGCGTGGGCGATGATCCCAGTGTAATCCGCAGAGTGGTATAAAAACACCATCAAGAAGGCGACGAAGCGAAGTACATCCAGTTCTGGGTGGAAGTAGGAACGCATTGCTCCGTCTCCTAAAGTTGTTCTAGTTGACTCGTAGGATCGTGGTGCTGAAAGGCGGAAGTTCAGCCTTGACCCGTTGGTCCTGGAGCTTAATCGATTCCTGCTCCCCAAGAAGCACCGAGGACGATTTGCAATTGGCTAAAGACGTTCCGTTTGTCGCCAGTGAGAGTTCTGCAGGCTTTGCACTTTTGTTCAGCAAGACGAGCATTCTCCCGTGCTGGGTGTCACACCCTGAGCTAAGACCGGAGCCCCTGACGAAAGCAATTGTCTTCAGGTCCGACTCGATGATTTGCTGCTCGCCTCCGCTTAATTCTGGGGAAGACTTGCGGATGCTCAGTAGGTTTTTGACCCAATCATGAATGAGGGATTGCTCGGGCGTTCGGGTGTGAGAATCGAAAGCACCCGTCGATGCTGGTGAGGAAGGAAAGCCGCCAAGGAAGTCTCGCCGGTTATCGGGATCATGGCCCCCAGTCATTCCAATCTCGTCACCGGAATAGATCACTGGTGTTCCACGCATGGTCAGGATGATTCCGAAGGCCAGTTGAAGCTTCTCCGGCGTTGCGGCCGGATCATTCATGAAACGGTCTGTATCGTGACTACCCAGGAGCGTAACAAGGCGCTCTGGATGCGGATAGAGTGTATCCTGACGGAAAAGCAGGTCGAGATCCGTCATCGGAGCATCGCGCAAGATTACATTGCGGAGGACTCCATAAAGGGGATAATCGAACGGGGTGTAGAGGCGGGTGTCTATCGGTGTGGTCTTTCCTATCTGGCTTCCACCTGCAAAGAAGGCGTTGACCGCAGGAGGGAGAACGTATGTCTCGTTGAAGACTTCCCCCACGGTCGTCAGCCTGGGATATTGATCGAACAGTTCTTTGTGGAAGTCATGCCAGAACTGGCGGCCGACGTAAGGGAAGGTGTCCAGGCGAAGCCCGTCAGCGGACGTTTGCTCAATCCACCACATGGCATTCTGGATCAGGTAAGCGCTGACTAAGGGGTTCTCCTGGTTCATGTCTGGGAGCAGATCGACGAACCAGCCGTCTTGGACGTTGCGAACCTCGTCCTGACTCGCATGTGGGTCCATCAGCGCGGGGAAGACTCCAGAAGCCGGCCGATGGGCGATCTTCGTCCCGTGAAACCAGTCGGGCGTCGGCGAGTCGTTGACCCACGGGTGATTTGGCCCGACATGGTTGGGAACCGTATCAAGCACAAGTTTCATGCCTTGCTGATGCAAAGAGTTAGCCAGCGTCTTCAGATTGTCGAGACTCCCGAAGTGCTCGTCGACGGAATACAAATCTGTTGCACCGTATCCGTGATAGCTTTCGCGCTCGTGGTTTTGCTGTACCGGAGTCAGCCAAACGGTGCTTGTTCCCAGGTCTCGAAGGTATCCGAGGTGGTCGAGAACTCCCTTGATGTCTCCACCATGCCATGCATGCGGGTCCATTCGGTCGTACGGCATACCGGGCTGCACATTGTTCTTTGCATCGCCGTCTGCGAAGCGATCCGTCATGATCAGGTAAAAAGAGTCGTTTGCGGAGAAGCCTTTCGGCCCCTGTCTTCCGGTCGTCCGGTTGGCCAATTCATAGGGTACAGAGGCCGAACCTTTATCGTTCGTCACGGTCAGAAGCAAAGATCCTGGTCCCGCCGCGTGTTCCTCGAGCCGGAGAAACGCCCAGTGGCCATTTGCCGAGACCTGCATTTTGCTGATCGTTGCTTTGGAATCGCCGAGTGAAAATCTTGCTCCGTCGAGGTGCTCGCCATAGACGAGGAGCATCGGATCCGGCAATCCCGTCCACCAGTTCGGAGGGTCGATCTTTGACATGATCGGTTTCTGGCACTGGACTGGCGAGGTGACAGTGAACAGCAGGAGGACGGAGGCGAAGTCTCCTGTCAAGGAGAGGCGCAGCGGTCCGACGGCTGCAATCTTCGCTCGGCGTGATCCGCGCTTGAGGAATGGAATCGAAAGCATCAGGGTCTCCAGCGGGCCGGGACACATTAGGGTGCAGGCCCGGAAAAGAAGGTGAAGAGCAATCCCAACACTGAAAGCTTTCTGCTCGGAACGCAATGATTCCGAGGTAATCAATCTCTGAACAGTTGTGATCTTTCGGTAAGCAACCTGTATTGAGCACCTTGTGGGGAAACCTTTATCATCTTCAAACGAGGTTTGTTCATCCTGGATCAGATAGCCACATCCTTACAAGACGTTCGCCCGAAAGGTTCACACCGGCGCCTGGCATTCGGCGCGTTCTCGGCAGACCTCCAGGCGGAAGAACTTTGGAAAGATGGAGTGCGAGTCCGTATTCAGCGGCAACCCTTTCAGGTGCTCGCCAGCCTTCTAGAACATCCCGGCAGGACCGTCTCCAGAGAAGAAATCCAGCATAGGCTGTGGGGCGACCAAGTCAATGTAGATTTCGATCACGGCCTGAATGCCGCAGTAAAAAAGCTGCGAGAAGCTCTGGAAGACCCGTCCGATGCCCCCATCTATATACAGACGGTCTCGCGAAAAGGTTACCGCTTTGTCGCTGAGGTACATGGTGCGGAGCCGCCCGCCGCTGTGAGCGTGGTCAGCGAAAGCGAGCCGGAGCTTACGACACCCGTCTTGCCAGACCACCAAACGGCGGTGCAAAAAGCTAACGTAGCCAAATGGCCGTACGTCCTCGCCTTAGCAGCGATCGCAGCATTCATCGCGTTCATCATCAAGCTTCCGAGATCCAACGGGTGGGTACCAGTTCCGAAAATCACGCAAATTACACATTCCGGGCGGCTCTCAGTCGGAAGTGCGGACGTGCCGAGCTTCCCTGCGATCGTGACGGACGGGACTCGCATCTACTACACCACCGAGAGCAATGGGTGGGCCTCACTGAAGGCAACATCGGTGAATGGAGGCACAGAGACCTCCATTCAATTACCACCAGGATTGGCGGAGCCGGAAATCAGCGACATCTCTCGCGACGGCACGAAGCTACTCCTGCTCGACGTGCATTCCGCCGGATCAGAGCACCCGCTCTGGATTGTACCGTCTACAGGAGGACCAGCCCGCAGGTTTGCGGCTGTATCGGCACATGCGGGAACCTGGACTCGAGATGGGTTGCACATCGTGTACGCACGTGATGAAGAACTCGAGATTGCAGATGAGAACGGCACGAATGCTCGCAGGTTAGCAGTTCTTCCCGGAAGAGCTTACTGGTTGCGCTGGTCGCCGGACGAACACCGGCTTGCTTTTACGCTGCTCGACCCCACGACTAAAACCCTTTCGCTCTGGAGCGTAACCGCCGACGGCAGCTCTCTGAGGAGATTCTTTCCAAACCGCTCGACAACATCCCTTGACTGTTGCGGCTCCTGGATGCCCGATGGTTCAGGATATCTTTTTCAGTCGACCAGCGGTGGTTTCGGTTTCAGCAATGATCTCTGGCTTGGCACCACGGATGCTGGAATTGGTAAGAGAGGTCTTTCCCCAAGGAATCTTACTAATGGTCCCGTCGACTACCAGTTTCCAGTGAGCAATCTGTCCGGAAGCAAACTATTCTTTACCGGCGCTGGATCCCTCGTGCAATACCGTGTCTTTGATCCTGCTCGTAACGAATTCGTTCCGTTTCAGGTTGACGATCAGCAGGCAAGCTCCTTGAACTTCTCAAGCGATGGCAAGTGGATGACGTGGGTTCGGTCCGGCGATTCGACGCTTTGGAGGTCGCGCTGTGATGGCGAGGAACGCGTCGAGATCAGTCCGTCCCCACTCCAGGTTCGGCTTGCTCGCTGGTCACCGGACGATTCTCAAATTGTTCTTATGGCTCGTGAACCGGGGAAAGCATGGCGAATCTATATCATGCCAGCGACCGGCGGTACTCCACGCCCGATCCTTCCAGGAGACGCCGCTCAGACCAATCCCGAATGGACTCCCGATGGCAACTCGATCCTATTCGCAC
This Tunturibacter gelidoferens DNA region includes the following protein-coding sequences:
- a CDS encoding YncE family protein; translation: MKAKRTIPMALLIAFAMQALAQQSPPVPESSSLILTNAIPLPNEPGRIDHFALDPAGRVFVCIVGNDKVAVVETFSGKEIYSISVPRPQGAVYVPEFGKLFVGSRDGKLFIFDGTSYKLTGSINFFGDTDNVRYDQAAKRVYVGHGDGPDAGIAAVDPRTNQRLEEEYKLGAHPESFQLEASGQRIFVNLPDLKRIDVIDRKAGSISKWPMTKYQDNFAMALDERDHRLFVGAKTPARLVVLDTNTGQVVAALPSVADSDDLWYDAEYRRIYMPGGQGYISVFDQIGPDRYKLLEKVPPSLGARTACYAAKIGKKGAHRFFLDVPARSGRDAELWIYQAQESDQRKLLMVQRPEQWQRCGCPISRF
- a CDS encoding bifunctional 3-(3-hydroxy-phenyl)propionate/3-hydroxycinnamic acid hydroxylase, with amino-acid sequence MGAGPTGLTLANILGRAGLRVVVLERNESTVRSPRAVSIDDESLRTMQAIGLVEEVMRDVAADYGSHYFTAGGRCFLRVEPTTREYGFPRRNAFTQPRLEATLLMGAKRFTNVTLLFSHTVEEIDESADAVAVRARSENGEDVWVRAAYVVGCDGAKSFCRKRIGAELIGSTYRQRWLIVDLESTKERLRQTRVVCDPERPLITLPGPRGIRRYEFMLRDGEDDAEATQPEFVHRLLTAHGPDKDSPVVRAQVYVFHARSADTWNTDRIFLAGDAAHLSPPFAGQGLNSGLRDAYNLGWKLAAVVRGDLGPRLLLTYSEERKPHALALIQLAVNMGRIFAPRSRLQAFLIQNGFLMTRFAPRVHAYFAQMKYKPKPFYESGFFDLSGQGRLVGRMLPQPLVETGDGRKILLDERLGDSCRLIAYGPDAQKRLQEACQLDFGLEDPRPLAILPSIYNPDPGASPEIEVARDVNGTMSSFVEGEDTVVMMLRPDRYVAAATCGSLVEMADRTRRMFRSMVRNAGLDPL
- a CDS encoding IclR family transcriptional regulator, whose product is MSGIDRYFSVLTLFSEEKSVWTVQAIALAVGVPASTVYRTVRELTRVNMLELAYEGHYRLGAAFVEFDRRARLTDPMVQLIGPMLSELVQQVGVPCVSVLARLYGDTVMCVADARNSGSSVHTSYERGRPRPLTRGATSKVILAQLTARRLTKLLAAKPSDQIAAANEANFRSELAAIRRNGYCVSHGEVDRGIVGVAVPVFLAEQALVASLSIMIEEVSFDESLERRLVLLLVSSVALAKEQLGRRVPAVSPGEPADNLG
- a CDS encoding fumarylacetoacetate hydrolase family protein produces the protein MAFITFEASSRASYGILRQDGVFDLGVRIGAVLPDLKSLVAAEGLGLLPSIPKANTTDYAFGQFTYLPVIPNPGKILCVGLNYEEHRVETGRAATENPAIFTRFADTLTGHDTPIVLPPNSAALDYEGELAVVIGRSGFRVKEGDAMELVGGFAIFNDATLRDWQRHTTQFTPGKNFPRTGAFGPSLLTLEEAGPLENKRIETLLNETVMQEAELGDMIFSIPRIIAYLTAFTRLSPGDVIATGTPGGVGFKREPQIFMKAGDRVEVTIEGLGTLRNTIEREPETGSSHVWN
- a CDS encoding VOC family protein, whose product is MSLTALQASAYLHHLHFTTPQPERLAAFYADVMDMNVELLAEDLRLAAGPGRRVLLSTGEAKRLACAGFAVRDAEALTGLRELAERMELQPRTVGSRLFETDAFAVIDPDGNILHFGLARTSAAIPKGIRGPLQHLTLASRNIEAIEEFYSGKLGFGVSDRVIRDDGKLMTSFMRGNHEHHNLACFFQDRQGVDHHSYEAGEWDTIRDWADHLASKGISLMWGPGRHGPGNNLFIFIVDPDGNWIEISAELEVVHDRPVKTWPHAERTVNLWGRGILRA
- a CDS encoding class II aldolase/adducin family protein; amino-acid sequence: MDNSDERIAGQVKELVAANHVLFARGVVDGFGHVSVRHAIDPARFLLSRSMAPALVASGDILTYDLEGREVRDDTRPSYIERFIHSEVYRARPDVMAVVHSHSPAVIPFSVVKSATIRPVYHLAGFLGESTPVYEIREDAGDSTDLLIRDSRLGAALSRCLKQHVAVLLRGHGSTVVGENLRQAVFRAVYLEMNARIQADALQLGEVTYLTAEEAAAAAITNERQMDRAWDLWLWEAERHRSIYT
- a CDS encoding amidohydrolase family protein, encoding MTQKLDCPVIAIEEHYWDAELASHFSGSEGSRSGRIEERLRDFGGDRIADMDSAGIDLCVLSHGSPSAQKLSAEIAVPLVERVNDRLAAALAANPRFAAFAALPTILPEAAADELERCVAMGFKGAMVHGMTGGEFLDLKKFHPIYARAEKLNVAIYMHPSLPHPAVIEAYYKDYLADFPMLARPAWGYGVEAGTQGLRMVLSGVFERYPKLKIILGHLGETLPFQLWRIDQALSRSGQKSVHFREVFTNNFWITTSGFFSTPALLCCVQEIGAERILFSVDWPFISDSKPAVDWMKGVPLPATDKAKILSGNASSLLKL
- a CDS encoding nucleoside triphosphate pyrophosphohydrolase family protein — translated: MDTNRLGTQNPVTVALYGLAGETGSIHTLYKKRLRDGDQFTGFREKVKEELGDILWYLTAIAKLEDLSLEDIAVHNLEKTTSRWLPTGEDDWVDFDEHFPPGEQLPRLFTAQFVASVEDGVSKVEVFIDGERLGAKLNDNSYEADGYRFHDILHMTCAALLGWSPVIRALMKRKRKSDKQTDKVEDGGRAIVTDEALAALVFNYAFRHTYLEEIKVLGW